ACGCCGTACTTCAACTCGGCGGCCTGGATATTTTGGTCAGTAACGCGGCACGGCAGCAGACAAAACCATCGATATTGGATATCAGCACTGCGGAATTTGATGCCACGATGAAAACCAATATTTATGCGCCCTTCTGGCTTATTAAGGCAGCCTTGCCTCATCTTAAACCTGGATCTGTAATTATCGGTACAACATCGGTACAGGCCGCAGACCCCTCGGAAGATTTGTACGACTACGCACAGACAAAAGCTGCGACCACCAACTATATTCGGTCATTGGCCAAGCAGCTCGGTCCAAAGGGCATACGGGTCAATGGCGTGGCACCCGGTCCCATTTGGACTGCACTACAAGTGAGTGGTGGTGCTACGCAGGAAAAGCTGGTGAATTTCGGAGGTGATACCCCCATGGGACGTCCGGGGCAACCCGCCGAACTTGCTTCAATCTATGTGCAATTGGCTGCGGCAGACGCAAGTTATGCGAACGGACAAATTTATGGGGCCGCGGGCGGCGGTGGACAGCCCTAAAAATTAGCGCTTACAGCATGATGAAAAAAATCCCCTTCAAGGGGATTTTTTTCATCATGCTGTAAGCTGAATACTAGTCCGTCGTGTTCGGTTTTTTATCTGCTGAACGGTTGTGTTTTTCTTTTTGAACCTTTACTTTATAATCATGGTTTTCCTTTGCGGCATCTATGGAGTGTGTGCAAGTGAGATCCCTTTCTTCCAGAGCGAGCTTCGCCACGTGCGCATAAAACTTAGCGAGCTGATCCAATTCCTCTTCACTTAAGTCTTCCAGATTGACCATTCGGTTGCTGGTGCCTTCATGGGACGCTATCAGTTCATTGAGTTTCAGGTGGATTGCCTTGGAATCCTTATTTTGGGATTTTTGAATGAGAAATACCATTAGAAAAGTAACAATGGTCGTACCTGTATTGATGACCAGTTGCCAGGTTTCAGAATAATTGAATATGGGGCCGCTGATGGCCCAGATAATCACCGTCGAAGTTGCGATAATAAATGCGGCTGAACTACCGGTGGCATGCGTTGCCCAGTTTGAGAATCGTTCAAACAAGTTTTTCTTTTTTCTCATGACACAAATTTTTATAAGGACGTTCAGCTAAGTGGATTTGTTTTCTTGTTGATAAAATCGCAGATGACTTATATGATTTGTCTCAAAGGTTTAACCTGTGTATGCACGATGGAAGTACGTAGTGGTTGAGATAGGATATAAGCTATGGTACGCGCGATATCTTCGGCATACAGCATTTCTAAATGATCAATTTTTTCCTGCTGCTCTTCCGGTGAAAAAGGTTGCATATTTGTTCCAACTGATCCGGGTTCAACAAGCGACACCTGGATACCCTTGGGATTCGCTTCCTTCCGTAACGATTCTGTAAATGCTTGAATACCTCCTTTCGAGCAGACATAGACAGAACTCTGCGCTTCGCGTACATCCGCACTCATTGATCCGACATTAAGAATATGGCCTGAGCCGCGTGGTTCCATCCGTAATAGTGCGGCTTGAGTACAGGCCAAATAAGCCAATACATTGGTGTGAAGGAGGTACGCTTGATCCGAATAACTTCCGTCCTTAACCGATTGAAAGGCTATAGCCGCATTATTGATGAGAATATCCAAACGATCATATTGTTCGTCAAATGTCCTGAAGAGCGTGTGTATGCCATCTTCCGTCGCTAGGTCTACTACAATCCCTTCCAACTTACCTGCGCAATCCAATTGATTAAAATCACGGAGCGTATCGTCCAATTGGTTTTGATGATGGCCGCAAATTAAAATATCGTTACCCATCGCGGCTAAAAGTAGGGCGGTCGCCCGGCCGATCCCGGTGGTGCCGCCAGTAATAATTATTTTCTTATTTTTTACCCAACTCGGTAAAATAGAGTTGACGTAATCCTTCGCATTTATCTTCATAATGTATATCGTGTTAAATGTGCAATGAAGCACTTCGTTATTTCATGAAGGAACAGCCTATTTTATACATTGGTTTGGGTGCGCAAAGGAAGACGTACTTCTTCTTTTTTTTACGTATTTAACCGCTAAAACGAAAGTGAAATAGCATGGTTCTTATCTTGGATGTGTTGTATTTGCAATAAAGCAGAGACTGATTCTTTGAATTTAATATAATGATTATGAAGCGTGACGGAACGAACAAGAGCTTTTGGCAAGATGTTGACATTGAAAATTTTTCGACTGCCCCTGCCATTTTAGATTTCCATACCATTATTGTGGGGGCAGGTATAACTGGTGTAACATTGGCCAAGGAACTTCAGAATAGAGGCATAAAATGCCTACTGTTGGACAAGGAGAATCCAGGGTTTGGCACAACCGGAGGAACCACCGCCCATATCAATAACTTTTATGACGCTTCTTACAATGAGATTATTGAAAATTTTGGAAAGGATCCCGCTCAACTGCTTCTGAATGCGACGCTTGAGGTCTTAGATTATATAAAAGATAACATTTCCAAATATTCCATACAGTGTGCGTATTCGACATGTGACTTTTTTCTCTTTAGCGCAGAATCTGGACAGAACGAGCAGCTTGAGCAAATTTACGCGGCCCATCAGCAATTGGGATTGCCTACCCATTATGTCGAAACCATAC
The Sphingobacterium multivorum genome window above contains:
- a CDS encoding low affinity iron permease family protein, with the protein product MRKKKNLFERFSNWATHATGSSAAFIIATSTVIIWAISGPIFNYSETWQLVINTGTTIVTFLMVFLIQKSQNKDSKAIHLKLNELIASHEGTSNRMVNLEDLSEEELDQLAKFYAHVAKLALEERDLTCTHSIDAAKENHDYKVKVQKEKHNRSADKKPNTTD
- a CDS encoding SDR family oxidoreductase gives rise to the protein MKYSDNMGRRAAIGKIGSGILALSIIGSPDRSAGQTQDRPVNPVKEYPKPPFKSQSQPWPGLCSEMDPRPDHGEDSYKGSGRLQGRKALITGGDSGMGRAAAIAYAREGADVAINYLPEEEKDAKEVIALIKAAGRKAVAIPGDLRKEEFCIRLIEDAVLQLGGLDILVSNAARQQTKPSILDISTAEFDATMKTNIYAPFWLIKAALPHLKPGSVIIGTTSVQAADPSEDLYDYAQTKAATTNYIRSLAKQLGPKGIRVNGVAPGPIWTALQVSGGATQEKLVNFGGDTPMGRPGQPAELASIYVQLAAADASYANGQIYGAAGGGGQP
- a CDS encoding SDR family oxidoreductase; this translates as MKINAKDYVNSILPSWVKNKKIIITGGTTGIGRATALLLAAMGNDILICGHHQNQLDDTLRDFNQLDCAGKLEGIVVDLATEDGIHTLFRTFDEQYDRLDILINNAAIAFQSVKDGSYSDQAYLLHTNVLAYLACTQAALLRMEPRGSGHILNVGSMSADVREAQSSVYVCSKGGIQAFTESLRKEANPKGIQVSLVEPGSVGTNMQPFSPEEQQEKIDHLEMLYAEDIARTIAYILSQPLRTSIVHTQVKPLRQII